One Streptomyces sp. NBC_00102 DNA segment encodes these proteins:
- the glpK gene encoding glycerol kinase GlpK, with protein MNDAHTAGPFIAAIDQGTTSTRCIVFDKDGRIVSVEQKEHEQIFPKPGWVEHDATEIWENVQEVVAGAVVKAGVTADDVKAIGITNQRETTLMWDRHTGQPVHNALVWQDTRTDALCKELGRNVGQDRFRRETGLPLASYFAGPKIRWLLDNVEGLRERAERGDILFGTMDSWVIWNLTGGTDGGVHVTDVTNASRTLLMNLHDLRWDERILRSMDIPAAVLPEIRSSAEVYGLAADGVLAGVPVASALGDQQAALFGQTCFSEGEAKSTYGTGTFMLINTGSTPVNSYNGLLTTVGYRIGDQPAVYALEGSIAVTGSLVQWMRDQMGLINSAAEIETLASSVEDNGGAYFVPAFSGLFAPYWRPDARGIIAGLTRYVTKAHIARAVLEATAWQTREISDAMTKDSGVELTALKVDGGMTSNNLLMQMLSDCLDAPVVRPMVAETTCLGAAYAAGLAVGFWPDTDALRANWRRAAEWTPRMDAATRDREYKSWLKAVQRSMGWLDDTNSEE; from the coding sequence GTGAACGACGCACACACCGCCGGCCCGTTCATCGCGGCCATCGACCAGGGCACCACCTCCACCCGCTGCATCGTCTTCGACAAGGACGGCCGGATCGTCTCGGTCGAGCAGAAGGAGCACGAGCAGATCTTCCCGAAGCCCGGCTGGGTCGAGCACGACGCCACCGAGATCTGGGAGAACGTGCAGGAGGTGGTGGCCGGAGCCGTCGTCAAGGCGGGTGTCACGGCCGACGACGTGAAGGCCATCGGCATCACCAACCAGCGCGAGACCACGCTGATGTGGGACCGGCACACCGGTCAGCCCGTGCACAACGCCCTCGTCTGGCAGGACACCCGTACCGACGCGCTCTGCAAGGAACTCGGCCGCAACGTCGGCCAGGACCGCTTCCGCCGCGAGACCGGCCTGCCGCTCGCCTCCTACTTCGCCGGCCCCAAGATCCGCTGGCTGCTCGACAACGTCGAGGGGCTGCGCGAGCGCGCCGAGCGCGGGGACATCCTCTTCGGCACGATGGACTCCTGGGTCATCTGGAACCTCACCGGCGGCACCGACGGCGGCGTCCACGTCACCGACGTCACCAACGCCTCGCGCACCCTGCTGATGAACCTGCACGACCTGCGGTGGGACGAGCGCATCCTGCGGTCCATGGACATCCCGGCCGCCGTCCTGCCGGAGATCCGCTCCTCCGCCGAGGTGTACGGGCTCGCCGCCGACGGGGTGCTCGCCGGGGTACCGGTGGCCTCCGCGCTCGGCGACCAGCAGGCGGCGCTCTTCGGCCAGACCTGCTTCTCGGAGGGCGAGGCCAAGTCCACGTACGGCACCGGCACCTTCATGCTCATCAACACCGGCTCCACCCCGGTCAACTCCTACAACGGGCTGCTGACCACCGTGGGCTACCGGATCGGCGACCAGCCGGCGGTGTACGCGCTGGAGGGGTCCATCGCCGTCACCGGTTCGCTGGTGCAGTGGATGCGCGACCAGATGGGGCTCATCAACTCGGCCGCCGAGATCGAGACACTGGCCTCCTCGGTGGAGGACAACGGCGGCGCGTACTTCGTGCCCGCCTTCTCCGGCCTGTTCGCCCCGTACTGGCGGCCCGACGCCCGGGGCATCATCGCCGGACTCACCCGTTACGTCACCAAGGCGCACATCGCCCGGGCCGTGCTCGAAGCGACCGCCTGGCAGACCCGCGAGATCAGCGACGCCATGACGAAGGACTCGGGCGTCGAGCTGACCGCGCTCAAGGTCGACGGCGGCATGACCTCCAACAACCTGCTGATGCAGATGCTCTCCGACTGTCTGGACGCGCCCGTGGTGCGCCCGATGGTCGCCGAGACCACCTGTCTCGGCGCCGCCTACGCCGCCGGCCTCGCCGTCGGCTTCTGGCCGGACACCGACGCGCTGCGCGCCAACTGGCGCCGGGCCGCCGAGTGGACCCCCCGCATGGATGCGGCCACCCGTGACCGCGAGTACAAGAGCTGGCTCAAGGCGGTGCAGCGCTCCATGGGCTGGCTCGACGACACCAACTCCGAGGAGTAG
- a CDS encoding MIP/aquaporin family protein — protein MSSSDIFIGETIGTAVLILLGGGVCAAVTLKRSKAKDAGWVAITFGWGFAVLTGAYLAGGVSGAHLNPAVTIGLAIEGGTPWSDVPLYLGSQLLGAAIGAVLVWAVYYGQFHAHLSDPEITGTQNPAEGMVDQTSAPDAGPVLGVFCTSPEIRNAAQNLVTEIIATLVLVLAILTQGLNDGGNGLGTLGALVTALVVVGIGLSLGGPTGYAINPVRDLGPRIVHALLPLPNKGGSDWGYAWVPVVGPLVGGALAGLLYNVAFA, from the coding sequence GTGTCCAGCTCCGACATCTTCATCGGCGAGACCATCGGTACCGCCGTACTCATCCTGCTGGGCGGCGGAGTCTGTGCCGCCGTCACGCTCAAACGCTCCAAGGCGAAGGACGCGGGCTGGGTCGCCATCACCTTCGGCTGGGGCTTCGCGGTGCTCACCGGCGCGTACCTGGCGGGCGGTGTGTCCGGGGCCCATCTCAACCCGGCCGTCACCATCGGCCTCGCGATCGAGGGCGGTACGCCGTGGAGCGACGTGCCCCTCTACCTGGGATCGCAGCTGCTCGGTGCCGCCATCGGAGCGGTACTGGTCTGGGCCGTGTACTACGGACAGTTCCACGCCCACCTGAGCGACCCGGAGATCACCGGCACCCAGAACCCCGCCGAGGGCATGGTCGACCAGACATCCGCGCCCGACGCGGGACCGGTGCTCGGCGTCTTCTGCACCAGCCCCGAGATCCGCAACGCCGCGCAGAACCTGGTCACCGAGATCATCGCCACCCTCGTGCTGGTGCTGGCCATCCTGACCCAGGGCCTCAACGACGGCGGCAACGGCCTCGGCACGCTGGGCGCGCTCGTCACCGCCCTGGTCGTGGTCGGCATCGGGCTCTCGCTCGGTGGCCCGACGGGCTACGCGATCAACCCGGTCCGCGACCTCGGCCCGCGTATCGTGCACGCACTGCTGCCGCTGCCGAACAAGGGCGGTTCGGACTGGGGCTACGCCTGGGTACCCGTCGTGGGACCGCTCGTCGGCGGCGCCCTCGCCGGCCTCCTCTACAACGTCGCCTTCGCCTGA
- a CDS encoding IclR family transcriptional regulator produces MAKNIQSLERAAAMLRLLAGGERRLGLSDIASSLGLAKGTAHGILRTLQLEGFVEQDPASGRYQLGAELLRLGNSYLDVHELRARALVWTDDLARSSGESVHLGVLHQHGVLIVHHVFRPDDSRQVLEVGAMQPLHSTALGKVLAAFDPVAHSEALDGERRSFTARTVTGQDAFEETLSLTRARGWADDAEETWEGVAAVAAPIHDGRRMPVGAVAVTGAVERLRPEGELRPELIAAVRDCARAVSRDLGAGRF; encoded by the coding sequence ATGGCCAAGAACATCCAGTCGCTGGAGCGGGCGGCGGCGATGCTGCGCCTGCTGGCGGGCGGCGAGCGCCGGCTCGGCCTCTCCGACATCGCCTCGTCCCTGGGACTCGCCAAGGGGACGGCCCACGGCATCCTGCGCACCCTGCAGCTGGAGGGCTTCGTCGAGCAGGACCCGGCGTCCGGCCGCTACCAGCTGGGCGCGGAGCTGCTGCGCCTGGGCAACAGCTATCTGGACGTGCACGAACTGCGCGCCCGGGCCCTGGTCTGGACCGACGACCTGGCCCGGTCGAGCGGCGAGAGCGTCCATCTCGGGGTGCTGCACCAGCACGGGGTCCTGATCGTGCACCACGTGTTCCGGCCGGACGACAGCCGCCAGGTACTGGAGGTCGGCGCGATGCAGCCGCTGCACTCCACGGCGCTGGGCAAGGTGCTCGCCGCGTTCGACCCGGTGGCGCACAGTGAGGCGCTGGACGGTGAGCGGCGCTCGTTCACCGCCCGCACGGTCACCGGGCAGGACGCGTTCGAGGAGACGCTCTCGCTGACCAGGGCGCGCGGCTGGGCCGACGACGCGGAGGAGACCTGGGAGGGGGTGGCGGCCGTCGCGGCCCCCATCCACGACGGACGCCGGATGCCGGTCGGCGCGGTGGCGGTGACGGGCGCGGTGGAACGGCTGCGCCCGGAGGGCGAGCTGCGGCCCGAGCTGATCGCGGCGGTGCGCGACTGCGCCCGTGCGGTCTCCCGCGACCTGGGGGCCGGCCGCTTCTGA
- the metH gene encoding methionine synthase, translating into MASLPTPSAASPSRADALREALATRVVVADGAMGTMLQAQDPTLEDFQDLEGCNEILNVTRPDIVRSVHEEYFAVGVDCVETNTFGANLAALGEYDIPERVFELSESGARIAREVADEFTASTGQQRWVLGSMGPGTKLPTLGHAPYGKLRDAYQQNAEGLIAGGADALLVETTQDLLQTKASVIGARRALEATGANLPVIVSVTVETTGTMLLGSEIGAALTALEPLGIDLIGLNCATGPAEMSEHLRYLARHSRVPLSCMPNAGLPVLGKNGAHYPLSPGELADAQETFVREYGLSLVGGCCGTTPEHLRQVVERVRGVVPTVRDPHPEPGAASLYQTVPFRQDTSYLAIGERTNANGSKKFREAMLEARWDDCVEMARDQIREGAHMLDLCVDYVGRDGVADMEELAGRFATASTLPIVLDSTEVPVLRAGLEKLGGRAVLNSVNYEDGDGPESRFAKVTALASEHGAALIALTIDEEGQARTVEHKVAIAERLIEDLTGNWGIHESDILIDTLTFTICTGQEESRKDGIATIGAIRELKKRHPDVQTTLGLSNISFGLNPAARVVLNSVFLDECVKAGLDSAIVHASKILPIARLEEEQVKVALDLIYDRRAEGYDPLQRLMELFEGVNMKSMKAGKAEELLALPLDERLQRRIIDGEKNGLEADLDEALKTRPALDIVNDTLLEGMKVVGELFGSGQMQLPFVLQSAEVMKTAVAYLEPHMEKSDAEGKGTIVLATVRGDVHDIGKNLVDIILSNNGYNVVNIGIKQPVSAILEAAEEHRADVIGMSGLLVKSTVIMKENLEELNQRKLAAQYPVILGGAALTRAYVEQDLHEIYEGEVRYARDAFEGLRLMDALIAVKRGVPGAVLPELKQRRVPKRDTAVLEVSEPEAGVRSDVATDNPVPAPPFWGTRVVKGIQLKEYASWLDEGALFKGQWGLKEARAGDGPTYQELVETEGRPHLRGWLDKLQTENLLEAAVVYGYFPCVSKGDDLILLNEDGSERTRFTFPRQRRGRRLCLADFFRPEESGEKDVVGLQVVTVGSRIGEETAKLFEANAYRDYLELHGLSVQLAEALAEYWHARVRSELGYSGEDPDHVEDMFALKYRGARFSLGYGACPDLEDRAKIADLLQPERIGVHLSEEFQLHPEQSTDAIVIHHPEAKYFNAR; encoded by the coding sequence ATGGCCTCGTTGCCGACCCCTTCCGCCGCCAGCCCGAGCAGGGCTGACGCACTCCGCGAAGCACTCGCCACCCGTGTGGTCGTGGCCGACGGAGCCATGGGCACCATGCTCCAGGCCCAGGACCCCACGCTCGAAGACTTCCAGGACCTCGAAGGCTGCAACGAGATCCTCAACGTCACCCGCCCCGACATCGTGCGCTCCGTGCACGAGGAGTACTTCGCGGTCGGCGTGGACTGTGTCGAAACCAATACGTTCGGCGCGAACCTCGCCGCCCTGGGCGAGTACGACATCCCCGAACGGGTCTTCGAGCTCTCCGAGTCCGGTGCGCGCATCGCCCGCGAGGTCGCCGACGAGTTCACCGCCTCCACCGGTCAGCAGCGCTGGGTCCTCGGTTCCATGGGCCCCGGCACCAAGCTGCCGACCCTCGGGCACGCCCCGTACGGCAAGCTCCGCGACGCCTATCAGCAGAACGCCGAAGGCCTGATCGCGGGCGGCGCGGACGCCCTCCTGGTGGAGACCACCCAGGACCTGCTGCAGACCAAGGCCTCGGTGATCGGCGCCCGCCGCGCCCTGGAAGCCACCGGTGCGAACCTTCCGGTGATCGTCTCCGTCACCGTCGAGACGACCGGCACCATGCTCCTCGGCTCCGAGATCGGCGCAGCCCTCACCGCCCTGGAGCCTCTCGGTATCGACCTGATCGGTCTGAACTGCGCCACGGGCCCCGCCGAGATGAGCGAGCACCTGCGCTACCTCGCCCGGCACTCGCGCGTCCCGCTCTCCTGCATGCCCAACGCCGGTCTCCCCGTCCTCGGCAAGAACGGCGCTCACTACCCGCTCTCCCCGGGCGAGCTCGCGGACGCCCAGGAGACCTTCGTCCGTGAGTACGGCCTCTCCCTCGTCGGCGGCTGCTGCGGTACGACCCCCGAACACCTGCGCCAGGTCGTCGAGCGTGTCCGCGGCGTCGTCCCCACCGTCCGCGACCCGCACCCCGAGCCCGGGGCCGCCTCGCTCTACCAGACCGTCCCGTTCCGTCAGGACACCTCGTACCTCGCCATCGGTGAGCGCACGAACGCCAACGGGTCCAAGAAGTTCCGCGAGGCCATGCTGGAAGCCCGCTGGGACGACTGCGTGGAGATGGCCCGCGACCAGATCCGCGAGGGCGCGCACATGCTCGACCTCTGCGTCGACTACGTCGGCCGCGACGGGGTCGCCGACATGGAGGAGCTGGCCGGCCGCTTCGCCACCGCCTCCACCCTGCCGATCGTGCTGGACTCCACCGAGGTGCCCGTGCTCCGGGCCGGCCTGGAGAAGCTCGGCGGCCGCGCCGTGCTGAACTCCGTGAACTACGAGGACGGCGACGGGCCCGAGTCGCGCTTCGCCAAGGTCACCGCGCTCGCCTCCGAGCACGGCGCCGCGCTGATCGCCCTCACCATCGACGAGGAGGGCCAGGCCCGCACCGTCGAGCACAAGGTCGCCATCGCCGAACGGCTCATCGAGGACCTCACCGGCAACTGGGGCATCCACGAGTCGGACATCCTCATCGACACCCTGACCTTCACCATCTGCACCGGTCAGGAGGAGTCCCGCAAGGACGGCATCGCCACCATCGGAGCCATCCGCGAACTGAAGAAGCGGCACCCCGACGTCCAGACCACGCTGGGCCTCTCCAACATCTCCTTCGGCCTCAACCCGGCCGCCCGCGTCGTGCTGAACTCCGTCTTCCTCGACGAGTGCGTCAAGGCCGGACTCGACTCCGCCATCGTGCACGCCTCGAAGATCCTGCCGATCGCCCGCCTGGAGGAGGAGCAGGTCAAGGTCGCGCTCGACCTGATCTACGACCGCCGCGCCGAAGGCTACGACCCGTTGCAGCGGCTCATGGAGCTGTTCGAGGGCGTCAACATGAAGTCGATGAAGGCCGGCAAGGCGGAGGAACTGCTCGCCCTGCCGCTCGACGAGCGACTCCAGCGCCGCATCATCGACGGGGAGAAGAACGGCCTGGAGGCCGACCTCGACGAGGCGCTGAAGACCCGCCCCGCCCTCGACATCGTCAACGACACCCTGCTCGAAGGCATGAAGGTGGTCGGCGAACTGTTCGGCTCCGGCCAGATGCAGCTGCCGTTCGTGCTCCAGTCCGCCGAGGTCATGAAGACCGCGGTCGCCTACCTGGAACCGCACATGGAGAAGTCCGACGCGGAGGGCAAGGGCACCATCGTGCTGGCCACCGTCCGCGGCGACGTCCACGACATCGGCAAGAACCTCGTCGACATCATCCTCTCCAACAACGGCTACAACGTCGTCAACATCGGCATCAAGCAGCCGGTCTCCGCGATCCTGGAAGCCGCCGAGGAGCACCGCGCGGACGTCATCGGCATGTCCGGTCTCCTGGTGAAGTCCACCGTGATCATGAAGGAGAACCTGGAGGAGCTGAACCAGCGCAAGCTGGCCGCCCAGTACCCGGTGATCCTCGGCGGAGCCGCCCTCACCCGGGCCTACGTCGAGCAGGACCTGCACGAGATCTACGAGGGCGAGGTCCGCTACGCCCGCGACGCGTTCGAGGGCCTGCGGCTGATGGACGCCCTCATCGCCGTCAAGCGCGGCGTCCCCGGAGCGGTCCTCCCCGAGCTCAAGCAGCGCCGGGTCCCCAAGCGCGACACCGCCGTCCTGGAGGTCAGCGAGCCCGAGGCCGGCGTCCGCTCCGACGTCGCCACCGACAACCCGGTACCCGCCCCGCCGTTCTGGGGCACCCGCGTCGTCAAGGGCATCCAGCTCAAGGAGTACGCCTCCTGGCTCGACGAGGGCGCGCTCTTCAAGGGCCAGTGGGGCCTCAAGGAGGCCCGCGCAGGCGACGGCCCGACCTACCAGGAACTCGTGGAGACCGAGGGCCGCCCGCACCTGCGCGGCTGGCTCGACAAGCTCCAGACCGAGAACCTGCTGGAAGCCGCCGTGGTGTACGGCTACTTCCCCTGCGTGTCCAAGGGCGACGACCTGATCCTCCTCAACGAGGACGGCTCCGAGCGCACCCGCTTCACCTTCCCCCGCCAGCGCCGAGGCCGCCGCCTCTGCCTCGCCGACTTCTTCCGCCCGGAGGAGTCCGGCGAGAAGGACGTCGTCGGCCTCCAGGTCGTCACCGTGGGCTCCCGGATCGGTGAGGAGACCGCCAAACTCTTCGAGGCCAACGCCTACCGCGACTACCTGGAGCTGCACGGCCTCTCCGTCCAGCTCGCCGAGGCCCTCGCCGAGTACTGGCACGCCCGGGTCCGCTCCGAGCTCGGCTACTCCGGCGAGGACCCGGACCACGTCGAGGACATGTTCGCTCTGAAGTACCGCGGCGCCCGCTTCTCCCTCGGCTACGGCGCCTGCCCCGACCTTGAGGACCGGGCCAAGATCGCCGACCTGCTCCAGCCGGAGCGCATCGGCGTCCACCTCTCCGAGGAGTTCCAGCTCCACCCGGAGCAGTCCACGGACGCGATCGTCATCCACCACCCCGAGGCGAAGTACTTCAACGCGCGCTGA